The nucleotide sequence GGAGCCCGGATTCggagaagcagagggaaggagcccagcccagccaggaGCCCAGGAAGCCCCGGGAGGGAGGACTCCACTCCACGGCGTCCAGATCTGTCCCTGCCATCAGCCCTGAGGAACCCCAGGGCCGGGGGATGGACAGGCTgagcccccaccctcctcctcagagaagcctgctggggaggggctggggagggcctgggggagggagaggactcAGGGGCAGAGGTGGTGCCAGGCCCTCCTGGGGGttgaggaaggagcagagggtgGCCAAGGACCCCAGGGATTCCCTCTGGCCCCTGTCATCAGCATTGGGCGTCCCCTGGCTTAGTGACCTGAGGTGACCCCCACAGATTCCCCGGGGGTCTCAGAGCAGTGAGGGCTTTGGGTCCACAGAGGGAGGATCCAGGGACCTGCCAGGGCTCAGGCTGAAGACCCTGAGGGAAGACAGAAGGGATGCCGCAGAAACACGCCCCTGCCATAAGCACCGGGAGGCCCTGGGGCGCCATCACCAGTGGCGGCCTTTCCCGCCTTTCGCATCCTGATCTGAAAGAAACTGGGGACTCAGTCATAGGAACAGCACATGAGGGGGCGGAGAGGGCGGCCCAGGGCCTGCTGGAGTCCCGGGGAGACGCCAAGAGAGGGCTGAGGACCCTGGACCCCAGGACAGAGAGGGAGCCTGTGGCCCTGCGCTCGGGCTTGGGAGGCCCCAGAGAGGGCCACGTGAGGAGGCGTGTCCAGCCTTCTGCCTCCGGAGTCTTCGGGAGGTGAGGACTGTGGCTTTAGGTCAGCTGATGGTGGGGTCCCTGGACCCCAAGGGAGGACTGaacccaccccccagcccagaCATAGGCGACCCCAGCAGAAATCTGCCCCTGTGGTCAGTTTTGCGAGGCCAGGCAGGATGTCAGGAGGGGTGGCCTGTCCACTTCCTGCTCGGGGTCTCAGTGGCGTGGTGACCTTGGCCtgcaggatgctgcctcaggTTAGCAGAAGGGAAGGTTCCAGGCCTGGCCAGGAGTAACTAGGAATACCTTGAGGACACTGAGGGGACTCCCACCCCAGGCAGAGGGGGCCCCACTGAAATCGGCCCTTCCCCTGTTCTTAGCCCTGGGAGGCCCTGGGCAGGGAGGGCTGGATGTGGCCTGCTCGGATTCCTGACACATGGTTGGGGATGGGGGGATCTCAGGGAGGTGAGGCCTTGGTCTGAGGGGCACAACAGGTCAGCCGAGGGCAGAGTCCCAGGATCTGCCTGGTGTCAGGGTGAGGACCCTTCCTGAGGACTGAGTGTACCCCCCACCTCAGCAAAGAAAGGACGGCACAGATTCCGGCTGTTCCCTGTTCTCAGCCCTGGAAGGAACAGTCAGCAGTGGTCCGAAATGGCACGCTCACTTCTAGCCTGGACAGGAGGTGGGGGTCCTCAGGAGGAGAGGGCCTGGTCTAAGCGGGAGATGTCAGCTGTCCCAGGCCGGGGGCCGGGAGGAAAGGCAGGCCCCGGCAGGAGGAAAGATGAATAACCTACCAGAGGTCTGGAGGAACCACCACCCGAGGACACGGGGCTGGTCCCTGCCGCCAGCCTTTTGTGATGGCAGCAGGGGTGCGGGTGGGTGGGGGTGAATGTGCAGCCTCCTCCGGTTTCTCTCAGAGAGTCAGGGAGGTGAGGACCTTGGTCTGCGAGGACGACATCAGGTCATCTGAGGAAGCACATCTGGTCAGCTGACACATTCCAGGAGTCAAGGACCCCGAGGGAGGAGTGAGTGTACCCCCATGGCCAGGACAAAGAGGGGGCCCAGGGAAATCTGGCCTGGCCCTACTGTCAGCCCTGGCACCCCCGGCAGGGCCTGTCTGGCTGAGCCCCTCCTCATTTCCAGGTCGGTGGTCTGGGGAAGGGGGCAAGGGCCCTGGTCTGAGGGTCTGGACTCAGGTCAGGGGAGGCAGGATCCCAGGCCCTGGCCGGGGTCACGGTGAGGACTGAGGGGACCCCCACACCCCAGGACGCATgcagcccaggccagccccaccctgcTGTCTGCCATGGGGACACCCGGGATCGGTGGGTGGATTCAGTCCCCCTCACTTCCCCTTCCGGTGTCTCCAGGAAACCAGGCCTTGGCCGAAGGAGGGTGGCCTCAGGGCCACAGAGGGAGTTGACCCAGGCCCTGCAGGGTGTCAGGGTGATGACAGCGGACCATCCAACCCAGGACAGATGGAACCCACAGAGTTTGGGCTCACTTCTTGTCCCTTGGTGCTTCCTGTTAGCCCCTGGGCAGATGTGGCCAGATGTGGGCCCCCTCACTTCCTTCTGCTCAGTCTCAGGGGTCTGTGGTCTTGTTCTGAGAGGTTTGTCTCAGGGTAGCAGAGGGGTGGGGCTCAGGCCCAGCCAGGGGAAAGGTGAGGACCCTGAGTGAGCTCTGAGGGCACCGCCCACCCCAGAACAGTGGGGACCTCACAGAGTCTGGCCCAGCCCTCCTgtcagccctgggggcccagggctgTGCTTGCAGTTTGCAACCTGAGGTGCCCCGTGTTTCCTCTTACAGGGGCTCCAGGAACCCGGAGGTGAAGGCCTTGGTGTGAGGCTCATGTCCTCAGGTCACAGAGCAGAGGAGGCCCAGGCAGTGCCAGGAGTTAGGGTGAGGTTCACACCCTGAATGTGCATCCAGGGGCTCCCCCACGCCAGAACCGAGGGGACACTGCAGAGCTggagcccaccccaccccagcccaccacCAGCCCCAGAACCTCCGGCTGTGCTGGGTGCTCCCTGAGGGGCCAGGTCACTTGTTTCTTCAGGTCTCTAGGATCAGGTTTCCCAGAAGGACAGAGCCCTGTGAAGCCGAAAGCACCCCAAAAGAGGAGACTTGTAGGTCAGCTTTGTCAGAGCCACCAAGGATGCCTGTAAAAATTAAGATGCTCCTCACTGTGAGTACCAAAAATGTGACTCAATGTCAGCCACGTGAGTGAGTCCTCTTACGTGTTGAGCCTTCAGATCATTAAATTCCCAGCTCACATCTGCAACCACATGAGAAACCCCAAGAGAAAACTGCTCAACTAGGCCTTCCCCCAATTCCTGACTCACACATCTGTGAGCAGAATAACGTGATTGTTGTGAACCAGTATTTTTTGGTAATTGATTTCACAGCAGTAGTAACTTAACAGGAAGAAGTATTCAGATTACATAAAGAAGTCCCATGAAACATGAAACAGAAGAAACTtcccaattaagaaatggggaaaaaacattattaaaattccAAACAAGAGAAATCAGAAATTGCCCCCTAAAAAAGGTATTAAGCCTTGTTTataatcagagaaattaaaaataaaagcacaatgaAATAATAATTGATATCCCTCTGAATTGGCAACATTTAAGGCCCGTAATATGAAACgttggtgatgatgtggagaTTGGTAGAGGTATAAATTGATACAGTCAcgtgggaaacagtttggcagtatcTCTTAAAAGTGAAGAGAGCATTTGACCCAGCAATGCCACTGCTAGGCACATACCCAGTGAAACTCTCCAAGAATATTTAGAGCAGCATTGTTTGTGATAACTTAACATGAGAAACAACTTACATATCTGTTAATAggaaaattgacaaataaattttggtacacacacacactcccataATGGGATACTACACAGAAGTGGAAATTGAGGAACCAGATTTGCATGTATCAAAATAGtgattcttggggccggccccatggccgagtgggtaagttcgcgagctccgcttcagcggcccagggttttgccagttcgaatcctggacgcggacatggcaccgctcatcagaccatgctgaggtggcgtcccacatgccacaactagaaggacccacagctgaaaatacacaactatgtaccggggggctttgggagaaaaaaggaaaaattaaaaatcttaaaaaaacagtGATTCTCACAAACATAATGATTAGTTAATAAAATGGGTGAATACGGAGAATATGATACcctttatataaagtttaaagcATGAGAACACAATATTGCTAATTGCTTAAGGGTGAATTTATCTGCAGTGGAAGTATAAAGAAAGGCAGGTGTGTAGTGCTTCCCTCTGTGGGACAGAGAGTGGGGGCCAATGGGGAAGGAGTCCGCAAAGGTGTTAACTTTGTTGGCAGTATTTTATGTCTTAGGTACTATGTATAGAAGTATTGGTTGCActtttatttatacctttttgtatgttaaatattgcagaatgatttttttaagtatttaattacCAGAAGTTCTTGTAAAAAATTCCCAGGCCTGTCTCAGACCCAGCAGATCAGACTCTCCAGAGGTGGAGCTTAGGAATCCGCCCCCAGGGTGACCCTGACACTATTGGTCTAAGCCAGAGGAAGGCCACCGAACTCTTTATGAGTGACATTTATCCATTAGTTCCCTAATTTGGGTGCCTTTGTGCTAGCTAGCATGCAAGGCGATCAGGACATAAAGGCAAACAAGACATTTTTACTGGCCTCAAAGCTCTTCTATTTGAGCGGAGGAGAAAATATTCTTCACTGTCCTTTGGGCACAGAGTGAAGGAACCCCTAAACCAGGGTAAAGGTTAACTCCAATTACAAAAGGGTTCAAAAGCTTTCAAACTGAACATATTAAAATCTATCACCTGGTGTCCCCAGATCCTTCTGTCCTGACATCCAGAGCATCCCCAGATCTGCTTCGCTGCGCCTGGCTGGAACCTCTACATGCCTCTTCCCAGAGAAATTCCAGATGCTCCCCTCTGCCTTGGCTGTACTGGGCATCTCCACCTGACGTCTCATAACTTTGCCATTTACTCATTGTGCAACTTTGGGCTGGTTGTATtccttctctgaacctcactttctGCCTCTGTAAGTTGAGCAGATGGTTGAGTCCTCAGAGTGGCAAAACTGGGACCAGGATGTGGTCCTCCTGATCACCATGCTGTTTCATTGTCTTTCTAGGATCACAAAGAGCTGATTTGGAAATTGGCAACCAAGTATTTTTATACAACAGATGGATTCTGAGTAACCTCTTAgatgtttttaaggaaaaagacaCACATAGTAGACTTTCAAAGCACTCCTGACAAGGTTCTAGTCCATATGCCATGGAAAGTGAATCACCACTTTTGGAGGAAGATAATTTTAGACAATTTTGCCATTTTCCCACATGATTGAGCAGGAGGAAACCTACAAATCTGAAGTTGAGCCAATCTCCTCTACAGTAAATGTAAGGAGGATTTTTCCTCCTCACAGGAATTGTGAGTGGACAGAAATAAGGGAAGTAAAGTGTGTTGTGGATAAAGCAAGCAGGGGAGAAATGGTCCCAAGTCTATTCAAAGGGCTATGAGGATCAATTTAGGATCCGATTGCTGCTCTACCTGCAATACACTGCATGACCTTAACTgtgttccttaacttctctgagccttatgAGTCAAATAAGGATAATGTTAATGCCTACCTCTGTGGTGAGGGGTAAATGAAATAACTCCTATGAAGCCGTAGGATGATATTCCAGTTTGACCAGGGAAAATCCCTTAGCGGTCATTGCTACttgagcaggcaggcaggcaagcAGGATGCACCATCACAACGTGGGGCCGGAACACACGTGGACAGTTCTATGTCACACTCAGTACAAGGTAGCTTCCCAGACCTGTCTTGGTGGGTGAGTCCTGCCTGGGCATCAACCACAAGCCCCTCCTCGTGTGGCTGGGGAGAATTCAGCTCACAGGAGGTGAGGGTCTAGTTGGCAGAGCAGGCAGGAGCACACATGTCATTGGGCCTGAAGAGCAGTCATTCCCTCCTTCCGATGCTGCCTGGGACCCAAGAACCGATACAGATACAGCACAAACCGCAGCCCACCTGCCACAGGAAAAGGCAAGCCCTAAGCATTGTACTCCAAATGGAGAAAGCAGTTTCTCAAGACACTGGACTTGCagcctgtaaaatgggaaaggCCTGGGCAAACCTGGACGCTGGATCACTCTCTTTGAGGTTGACCACTGGCAACGGGGGCAGCAAAGTGCCTTGATCCGTCGAGCACCCTCAGTGGCCAAAGCCGGTGGCCAAGGCCTGTCGCCCACCCGGCAAGATGAGGTATGGGTGGCACGTTGGGTGGTGTGTGAGCGCGCATGTGCGCATGTGGCATCTACTCCACCGAATCGCACCTGGATGAGGTGCTTCTCGCGGAGCCTTGGGACAGGACCAGTCCTGTGCGGAGAGAGCGATGGGGAGAGCAGGTGAAGAGGCTCCGGAGGgcacccccccaacacacacacccctgctccACACCCCTGGTCGGAACGCAGCGCTGGCAGGCGCACCTCGGGCCTGTCCAGCTGCTCTGCGGTGGGCACCCCGGGGTGTAGACGCCTCCTCACTCTGGTGCCCCAAGGGCACGTTCCAGGAGGGGCGGAGAGCAAGGCTGAGTCCCGGATGGGGGCACTGACTCTCGGACCCCGGGGGTCCCCACCAGTGCCAGCGCTCCCTCGGGGGCGGGGGAAGGAGCAGGTTACGTCACCCGCGGTCCTTGGGCGCCCGCGGTGGCGGTGACTGCCTGGCCGCGTGACCCGCGCGCGCCAATGGACCTGCGGTCTCCGGGACGACGCGGAGGGTCCGCGCTCTGCTGCCACTGCGCCCCCGCCCCGAGTCCGCACTGCAGAGAGTAGGGGCGAGCAGGCGCCAGCGCGCTGGCCCACGTGCCACGCTGAGAGAGGGACCAGGAGAAGGAGCGAGAGCAGGCGGGGGCGGGAAAGAGGGGCGCCCGACCCCGCGGCAGCtccgcgccgccccgcccccctcctgCTCGGACCTCGACCAGAAAGGATCCCGACCCAGAAGTAGGTACCAGACTCGGGGAGAGTGCGCTTGGCCCCGGGAGACCCCGTCGCCCTCCGCCGGCCCCAGCAGGACTGCGGCAGCCCGCGGGGGTCGGGGTTGGCGTGGGGAGGGGGCCGCGGACCCTGTGAGCCCGCAGAGGGCAGGGCGGGTGTTGAGCCTGGGCCCCAGAGGCGccgctggaggaggaggggtagctgggggcgggggtggggagtcGGCATTGACCGGCATTAACTCTTGCTGGTTCCTGTTCACAGGCTGTGGAGACCTGGGCCGTCTGCTGTTGCCCTGGGAGTTGGGCCAGATTTATGTGAATCACACACTGATCATTCCCCAGTAAATTGGACTTTGCAGAGATTGGGGACATGCCGTTGACCCTGTTGCAGGACTGGTGTAGGGGGGAACATCTGAACACCCAGAGGTCCATGCTCATCCTGGGTATTCCTGAGGACTGTGGTGAGGATGAGTTTGAGGAGACTCTTCAGGAGGCTCTTAGGCACCTGGGCAGGTATAGGGTCATTGGCAGGATGTTTAGGAGGGAGGAGAATGCCCATGCGTTTCTCTTGGAGCTTGCCCAAGACATTGACTATGCTTTGATCCCCCGGGAAATACCAGGAAAGGGAGGGCCATGGGAAGTGGTTGTAAAACCTCGTAACTCAGATGGCGAATTTCTCAATAGACTGAAGTGCTTCttagaggaggagaggaggacagTGTCAGACATGAACAGAGTCCTCAGATCAGACGCCAATTGTCCTGCTCCGAGAGTGGCCATATCACCTGATCTCTGGACCtgggcccaggccctgggggcagCAGTGCAGCCTCTGCTAGAACAAATGTTGTACAGAGAACTAAGAGTGTTTTCTGGGAACACCGTGTCCATCCCAGGGGCACTGACCTTTGAAGCCTGGCTTGAGCACACCACTGAGGTGCTAGAGATGTGGCAGGTGCCTGAGGGGGAAAAGAGGCGCAGGCTGATGGAATGCTTGAGGGGCCCTGCTCTGCAGGTGGTCCGTGGGCTGCGGGCTAACAATGCTGCCATAACTGTGGAGGAGTGCCTGGCAGCCCTGAAGCAGGTGTTTGGACCTGTGGAGAGCCGTAAAATCGCCCACATGAAATTTTGTAAGGCCcatcaggaggcaggagagaaagtCTCTAGCTTTGTGTTGCGTTTGGAACCCCTGCTCCAAAGAGCTGTAGAAAAAAATGCGGTATCACGAAGGAATGTGAATCAAGCTCGCCTGAAACAAGTCTTAAGTGGGGCAACCCTTACTGACAAGCTTCGAGACAGGCTTAAGCTGATGAAACAGCGAAGGAAGCCTCCTGGTTTCCTGGCACTGGTGAAGCTCCTGCgtgaggaggaggagtgggaggcCACTTTAGGTCcggagagggagaggctggaggggtTGGAAGCAGGCATAAGGCCGTCTGCCAGAACCAGTGCATCCGGGGCAGTGTCTTTCCCTGCCCCTGGCAACACTCTTCAGGCCAGGCCTTCCCAAGGGTCCCAGCGCGGGAGGTGTGGAGGCCAACAGTGGAGGGAGGCTGTGCCAAGGGCCAGCTCTCGAGgttcaggaaaacagaaacaccaCACATTCTGCTATAGCTGTGGAGAGGATGGTCACATCAGGGTACAATGTAGTAACCCTCCAAACCTGCTCTTGGTAAAGCAGAAGAGACAGGCGGCAATAGAGTCGGGAAACGGGAGCTGGGCTTGGGACAAGAGCCATCCCAAGCCCAAGGCCAAGTAGGCTCAGGAGAACAGGGAAGCTCTTCTTACTACAGGGTGAGGAGACAAAAGACGTATTGGAAGAAGGGGAAGACACAGTCCACACAAACAGCAGGGGACTTGAgtggggcagaggggcagggcaGCCAGGCCCAGGTTGAGCACCCTCAACCTCTGCCCACTGGAAGAGACCCCAGCTACCAAGCCAAATGCAGCTCAGTGAGGTCCAAGCACAGGGTCTCAAAGAGGCGGCTGCGACAAAAGCAAGGATCCACTGTACCCAGCACATGTGGTGTCCAAGCCTCAGAAGGGAACCTCAACAAGGCAGAGGCTGAAGAAGGTAAAGGTGGGGGTTCTGGCATCGACATTGCCATCTGGCCACCCCCAAATGCCCACCCTGTTGGCTCTGAGCTAAGAACGCCAACTGGCTCCCAAGCCACGTGGGACCCGGAGGAGCCTTCCCTGGGGCCGCCCCTGACAGAAGGGACCAGCGTCAGTAAGGAAGAGCTGCGCAGAACAGAGGTAAAGCTCCGGAGGGGAGGCCGCAGGGTCCAGCCTGTGTTCAGGATCATGTACACTGCCCTAGGGAAGCCCCAGGAAGGCAGCACCCTTGAGCCCCTGAGCAAGTGAGGACAGGAGGGAGTGTTGGGTACCTGGGGGGCCTGTACCCACAGATGGCTTTGATGTGAGTGGGTGTGCAGAGAAACCTTTGGTacaaagcaggaagaggaggaggaagatgataaggaggagggaaagctggaggaagagcaaaaggaggaggtagaagggaaggaggaggaagaggtgaaggagaaggaaaaagtagAGAAGGAGgatgatgaagaggaggaggatggaggagtTGTTGCAGGAGGGATGTTGTTTTGTTCTGCTTGTGTTTGCGCAGGGCCACTGGAGACCTGGAGAAAGCAGGCAAGGGGACCTGGGACTGGCCTGATGAACCACAACTCAGCAGCTGCCGTTGCCAAAGCCAGCCCCAAACCCTGCCAACTCATGCAGCCAGCCTGGCAACTACCATGAGTGGCAGCCCCAGGCTGGGTGAGGGGCTCCTGAAGACGTCTGCCACCTGCACAGGCCTGGGATACGTTAGGGGTCATCTCAAGGGTGCCAGTCATCTGGGACTCCCAACAAGGGGATCCTCATTCACCGTCACTTGGGATGGGCTGCTCCCTGTTCTGGGAAGCCCACTTGTGTCTCTGTAGACCCTGTAGCAACTCACATGTCAAGTAATcccgccccaacacacacacacacacacacacatacacatacactaGCCATCATTTCTGTGTAGAGCCACAAGGTGTGTGTGAACTGGCTTAGTGGGGCAGCCCCCTCTTCACCTGGGCACGTGCTGTGAGCTTCAGTGCCAGCCCAGGCTCTGCTCACTCTCGTCCAGTGCCGTGAGCTCAACTCTGTCTTCTTGGTGTTGATTTAGACTAATCGCTGCTTGTTTTTGTGAAGATGTGTGTGTTCTTACCTGAGCAGTTGCCACCAGCCCACCCAAGAGACCCTGTGCCCAGTCCCAGGAGATGTCACGAAGGAAGGCCAGACAAGGGTGCGGCCAGTGCTCACCCAGGAACCTCGGGAAGGAAGAACTGGAGCAGGGACATCGAGAGGGGCTGCGGGAGGCTCCACTGGGACTGTGCTCTGATGTGCCAACCTGTTGTTActtgtggctcagtttcctcagcttGGCGGGGTGTCCCTTGCTGTGTTTTCCAGCATCCTGTGACTGTCCTGTGTGGGCCATAGGGcagggccccaccccagcctgtcAGCCAGAGAGGATGGGGGGATGCCCTGGAGTGAGAGGACAATGCCAGCGTCCATCATCCAGGCAAGGGGCTGATCGTGGGACCTCCAGGAAGGGAGATTATGGCAGAGGAGCCTCAGCATGGGGAACAGCTGAGGCATCTCATTAGGgaccctggaggagggagggacccAAGACCTGTGGGCTGTAGTGGCCTTCAGAAGTTCCATTCTGTGTTgtcattctcttctcttcaatAGTTTAAGTAAATGGCCCCCTTCAATAAATTTCATTGACCATTTCAGCTGCATGTCACCTCTGCTGTGGGCAATTGAGGGAAGGGTCTgctgggggtgggtgtggggcaCTAGAAAAGCATTCCTGCTCAGCACACATGGGAGATTTCTCCAGTGAGAGAGTAGAGTTGGCACTTTGGCTGCAGACTAGGACATGGTGAgggcttttcctcctttttatggGTGAAGTACAAAGCTTTGGGGTTCCGATGGTCCCCAACTTGGGATGGTCTTGTCCCTTGGTCTTTTGAAAATGAGTGGGAGTGATCTTGGCTTTCTCCTTGAATGGGGGAAGGCAGCACTGGCATCCAGTGCCTGGGATTCAGGACTGCTAAATGTGCAAGATGCATGGAGTGGGGCCATGCAACAAAGAACTCTGACACCCCAGAGGCCTCTAGCATCCTTCATGAGAAAGCGAGTATTAGACGGAGAGTCTTTGAAAAAACCAGAAATGTGTTTTAACTTGAGGTATCCTGAAATGTGAAAACTTCGTCATGGAAAAACAATGACAACACTTACTGAGCAATGGAAAATCTCTAGAGACTTGTGGGGTTTCAGAGAGAGTGGGCACAAACATATCCATACCACCTCCACCTGCAGACTTGCtctatggaaaacaaaaagaccaGGCTAGTGAGATGCACAATGAAAGAGGACCCAGACTATCTGGGCAAAGGGAGGGGTGGGGATAATCTCTGAAGGGGTAGTGCTCAGGGATGGGGGGAGCTGGGTTTCATGCTAAGGGCAGGGGGAAGGTGTTGGACCTTTTAGGCGGGCCCAGTGCAGCCTGCTCATTCCTTCTGTCCAGCGAAGTTGCCACTTTATGAGGCTGAGCCTACCTCCCAGGAGAGGGCTGGAAAATAGCAGGTCTGCCCTCTCCTGGCTTTCCTCACAGCTAGGGTGTGGGCACATGACCCTGCCCTACCAATCAGATGCACCTGCTGCCAACTGAATCAGGGTCCAGAACTGGGAAGAAGCAGGGGCCACACAGACTCCAGTGAGATCTGCTTCCCAAGGAGCAGTGGCAGCCCTGGTCGTCATGGCGGCACCTGCGTCCCACATCATTGTTGCAAACCACAGTGTCTGTGCCCAGTCGTGGGAGGGAGCCACAGGGGTGCCTTCACCAGCCCAGCACTGTGGCATGATTCAGACCCTCATCCTTCTCTGCAAAGCCTCCAAGCCTGGTTCTCCAGCCCTCCCGGAACGCCCATGAGACGCCCGCTGTCCTTCAGCTCATTCCCTCTGTGCTTCCATCAGCCAGTCTGCTTCCGTTTTGTGCAAGTGAGAACCATGCTGGGCTAGGTTTCTGCAGAGGCTCTCTGATCTCCCACTGCATCAAGTGCTCCCTGCCCCAGGCTCCGGGATGCCACGTGCTCTTGGAACTTGGCAGCTCTTTACTCAATCCTTTCTTGGCTCCTCTTACTCTATCCTTTCCTTAACATCGGTGTTTGTTAATAGTTATGAATATGCAGAGGCTTCATATCACTTGTGGGAAGATAGAGCAACAGAAATGATCCGTTCTGAGAAACTGTGAGGAAAAAAGgtttttccaaaaaaagaaagaacagagcctCAGTGAGCTGTAGAACAATATGAAAAGGTCCAACCACATGTGTATCTGGGATcccaggagaaaagagagaacgGGGAGGAAAaactacttgaagaaataatgactgacattttcaaaatttggGGCTAGACATACTTTACAGAGTCAAGAAGTCCTGTGAACCCCAAGGaggataaatacaaaggaaaaccaCATGTCTGTGCAGCGTAGCCGAACGACTGAACAGCgtagaaagagaaaatgtcacAGGCAGTCAGAGTTAGACAAAGCAGTACATCTAGGAGAAATTAACAGGAATATTCCCTGAATTCTCATCGACCCCAGGGAAcccaggaggcagggaagggcgTTTCAAAGCGCCGAACGACGACAACAACGGGAAACAACTTTCAACCCAGAACTCTCCGTCTCTGTGCAGGGAAAAGATCGTTCAAGAAGGAAGGCGAAATAAGGACCTTTGGAGAGACGTGAAAGCTAAGAGAATTCATCAACAGATCTACACGAAAAGAAATGCTACGGGAGGCCTTTCATTCTGAAGAAAGACGATAGGAGAGGAAGCCTTGATGCGTGGGTAGAGATGGAGAacatcagaaatggtaaatagGGGGGTAACTATTCAAGCACATCTATTTGCTCTTAATTTCCTTACGATACATGtgacttttaaacaaaaattacacTAGCATATGGTAGGTTTTCTAATATCTGTAAGCGTACTTCATGTGGCGACTGCAGCATAAAGGATGGGTGGAGGGGGAATGAATCTGTATGGTGGAAAGCTTCTTACATTTACGTGAAGTGGTACAACATTAGCCACAAGTGGACAGTGAAAAGTTAAGGAAATAGATTATAATCTCTCGAGCAACCCGCAAAAGCATTTCAAAGCGATAATAGCCTCAAAAGGCAATAGTAagttaaaatgcaataaaaaatttttgaCTATCTCAGGCAGGAAAAGGGGaacataggaagagagagagatgggcagaGAGTGCTGTGCAGCGAATGTCTGTGTCCTCCCCCAGATTCACCTGTGTAATCGACCCCCTCCACGccatggtatttggaggtggagcctttgggaggtgattggttcctgggggtggagcccccatgaacgGGATTAGTGACCTTGTAAGAGAGACCCCGGAGAGCTCCCTCACCCGCTTCTGCCATAGCGAGGACATGGTGAGAGGATGTCTGTGTGTGAAGTAGGAAGCAGGTCCTCGCCGGACACGGCATCTGCCGGTACCTCGCttctggacttctcagcctccggaactgtgagaaatgaacgtctgctgtttataagccacccggtCTCTGGTATTTTTTCCTCAGTATCTGCAGCAGA is from Equus asinus isolate D_3611 breed Donkey chromosome X, EquAss-T2T_v2, whole genome shotgun sequence and encodes:
- the PNMA3 gene encoding paraneoplastic antigen Ma3 gives rise to the protein MPLTLLQDWCRGEHLNTQRSMLILGIPEDCGEDEFEETLQEALRHLGRYRVIGRMFRREENAHAFLLELAQDIDYALIPREIPGKGGPWEVVVKPRNSDGEFLNRLKCFLEEERRTVSDMNRVLRSDANCPAPRVAISPDLWTWAQALGAAVQPLLEQMLYRELRVFSGNTVSIPGALTFEAWLEHTTEVLEMWQVPEGEKRRRLMECLRGPALQVVRGLRANNAAITVEECLAALKQVFGPVESRKIAHMKFCKAHQEAGEKVSSFVLRLEPLLQRAVEKNAVSRRNVNQARLKQVLSGATLTDKLRDRLKLMKQRRKPPGFLALVKLLREEEEWEATLGPERERLEGLEAGIRPSARTSASGAVSFPAPGNTLQARPSQGSQRGRCGGQQWREAVPRASSRGSGKQKHHTFCYSCGEDGHIRVQCSNPPNLLLVKQKRQAAIESGNGSWAWDKSHPKPKAK